In a genomic window of Corynebacterium coyleae:
- a CDS encoding helix-turn-helix domain-containing protein: MATTKFEDFIQPYRESESPAAEVIRDAATRAFAAELAERKAVGAALASARHDRGATQQSVADAAGIQQAELSRIENGVGNPTVETLLKVLAALDLRLAFTPARKGRN, encoded by the coding sequence ATGGCCACTACAAAGTTTGAAGACTTCATCCAGCCATATCGAGAATCGGAATCGCCAGCAGCCGAGGTAATTCGTGATGCGGCAACGCGAGCGTTTGCTGCGGAACTTGCAGAGCGTAAAGCGGTAGGTGCTGCACTTGCGTCGGCCCGGCATGATCGCGGCGCAACTCAGCAATCTGTTGCTGATGCTGCCGGAATTCAACAGGCTGAACTGAGTCGCATAGAAAATGGAGTTGGGAATCCGACGGTAGAAACGCTGCTTAAGGTTCTAGCTGCGCTGGATTTGCGCTTGGCCTTCACACCGGCTCGTAAGGGACGGAACTGA